A genome region from Solirubrobacter pauli includes the following:
- a CDS encoding SIS domain-containing protein, with translation MPGSQMRREMAEQPEVLARLLSSRIPVDVQRPAGVIIVARGSSDHAAVYGRYLLELATRRPVALAAPSLFTRYGAQTDASGWLVVGVSQSGRTPEIVDVVERLRATGGRAIAITNDEGSPLAEAAETVIGLGAGTEQAVPATKTFSAQMAAFAALAAALGDVPWAEGDLARVPDAVAGVLADGDGIATLAERWAEIHQLVVTARGWLFSAALETALKVRETALVSAQGFSVADFLHGPIAAVDPGAPVLALRADGPAAADVDEAVAALTERGADLQLLPPVDGLPEALAPIAASVRGQQLALELALRKGLDPDAPRGLNKVTITR, from the coding sequence ATGCCAGGGTCCCAGATGCGTCGGGAGATGGCGGAGCAGCCCGAGGTTCTGGCGCGGCTGCTCTCGAGCCGGATTCCGGTTGATGTACAGCGGCCGGCGGGCGTGATCATCGTCGCGCGCGGCTCCTCCGACCACGCCGCGGTCTACGGCCGCTACCTGCTCGAGCTGGCGACGCGGCGCCCCGTCGCGCTGGCCGCGCCGAGCCTGTTCACGCGGTACGGCGCCCAGACGGACGCGAGCGGCTGGCTCGTGGTCGGCGTGTCGCAGTCGGGCAGGACGCCCGAGATCGTCGACGTCGTCGAGCGCCTGCGCGCGACCGGCGGCCGCGCGATCGCGATCACCAACGACGAGGGCTCACCGCTCGCCGAGGCGGCCGAGACCGTGATCGGCCTCGGCGCGGGGACCGAGCAGGCCGTCCCGGCCACCAAGACCTTCAGCGCGCAGATGGCGGCGTTCGCCGCGCTGGCCGCCGCCCTGGGCGACGTGCCGTGGGCCGAAGGCGACCTCGCGCGCGTGCCGGACGCGGTCGCGGGCGTGCTCGCCGACGGCGACGGCATCGCCACGCTCGCCGAGCGCTGGGCCGAGATCCACCAGCTCGTCGTCACCGCGCGCGGCTGGCTGTTCTCGGCCGCTCTGGAGACGGCGCTGAAGGTACGCGAGACCGCGCTCGTGTCCGCGCAGGGCTTCTCGGTCGCCGACTTCCTGCACGGGCCGATCGCGGCCGTGGACCCCGGCGCGCCCGTGCTCGCCCTGCGCGCCGACGGCCCCGCCGCGGCGGATGTGGACGAGGCCGTGGCCGCGCTCACCGAGCGCGGCGCGGACCTCCAGCTGCTGCCCCCGGTCGACGGCCTGCCCGAGGCGCTGGCGCCGATCGCGGCCTCCGTGCGCGGTCAGCAGCTCGCGCTCGAGCTCGCGCTGCGCAAGGGCCTGGACCCGGACGCGCCGCGCGGGCTGAACAAGGTGACGATCACGCGCTGA
- a CDS encoding rhomboid family intramembrane serine protease, with product MLPLRDNIPTSRTPYVTYAFIAANILVYFFWQKGGLSLGDPSSVHYQCNLLEWAATPDELLGDKQALPAQCGTDDAPTWLTPFTAMFMHGGLLHLGGNMLFLWIFGNNVEDAMGHVKFVVFYLLGGLAAFALHVATDLHSTTPTLGASGAIAAVLGGYALLFPRARVVTVIFIVFFFTLLELPALLVLGGWFLLQVLSASMDANGGVAYFAHIGGFAFGLLAVRLFAGKKRTERDIHRSYTR from the coding sequence ATGCTCCCGCTCCGCGACAACATCCCGACGTCACGGACGCCGTACGTCACGTACGCCTTCATCGCGGCGAACATCCTCGTCTACTTCTTCTGGCAGAAGGGCGGGCTCTCGCTCGGGGACCCGAGCAGCGTCCACTACCAGTGCAACCTGCTCGAGTGGGCGGCCACGCCGGACGAGCTGCTCGGCGACAAGCAGGCGCTCCCCGCGCAGTGCGGCACCGACGACGCCCCGACGTGGCTGACGCCGTTCACGGCCATGTTCATGCACGGCGGCCTGCTGCACCTGGGCGGGAACATGCTCTTCCTGTGGATCTTCGGCAACAACGTCGAGGACGCCATGGGCCACGTCAAGTTCGTCGTCTTCTACCTGCTCGGCGGGCTCGCGGCCTTCGCGCTGCACGTCGCGACCGACCTGCACTCGACGACGCCGACCCTCGGGGCCTCTGGAGCGATCGCGGCCGTCCTGGGCGGCTACGCGCTGCTGTTCCCGCGCGCCCGGGTCGTGACCGTGATCTTCATCGTGTTCTTCTTCACCCTGCTCGAGCTGCCCGCGCTGCTGGTGCTGGGTGGGTGGTTCCTGCTGCAGGTGCTGTCGGCCTCGATGGACGCGAACGGCGGCGTCGCCTACTTCGCCCACATCGGCGGCTTCGCGTTCGGGCTCCTGGCCGTTCGTCTATTCGCGGGCAAAAAGCGCACCGAACGCGATATCCATCGTTCCTACACACGGTGA
- a CDS encoding D-alanyl-D-alanine carboxypeptidase family protein, with the protein MTLLAVTLFATAGYLFLLRDGGGPPQARTPAAAGALEDSSTAPLASAGTAPSPLAVRLDGAADPIHIDFKKPPKAALVFDLDTGQVLWRREPTKVLPIASLTKMMTALVVVDRVPEGAKVKITNEALRYTGSGVGVLPRGKWIGVNTMLHGLMLPSGNDAAIALAQRAAGGSEKRFIRYMNEKAQQLGLQCTRFSTPSGIKDKGNHSCAADLAAIARAVMLEPRLTKIVKRRQAVLPFPIKGGRLWLYNHNPLLRAGYPGTTGLKTGYTDAAGRCIVATARRGPIKLGVVLLDSPDPGKQAMQLLDRGFKASGAA; encoded by the coding sequence ATGACGCTGCTCGCGGTGACGCTGTTCGCGACCGCGGGCTACCTCTTCCTCCTGCGCGACGGGGGCGGGCCCCCGCAGGCCCGCACGCCCGCGGCCGCAGGCGCGCTCGAGGACTCCTCGACGGCCCCGCTCGCGAGCGCCGGCACGGCCCCGTCACCGCTGGCGGTGCGCCTGGACGGCGCCGCCGACCCGATCCACATCGACTTCAAGAAGCCGCCCAAGGCGGCGCTCGTGTTCGACCTCGACACCGGCCAGGTGCTCTGGCGCCGTGAGCCGACCAAGGTCCTGCCGATCGCCTCGCTGACGAAGATGATGACCGCGCTGGTCGTCGTCGACCGCGTGCCCGAGGGCGCGAAGGTCAAGATCACCAACGAGGCGCTGCGCTACACCGGCTCGGGCGTCGGCGTGCTGCCGCGCGGCAAGTGGATCGGCGTCAACACGATGCTGCACGGGCTGATGCTGCCGAGCGGCAACGACGCGGCGATCGCGCTCGCCCAGCGCGCCGCCGGCGGCAGCGAGAAGCGCTTCATCCGCTACATGAACGAGAAGGCGCAGCAGCTCGGGCTCCAGTGCACGCGCTTCTCCACGCCCAGCGGCATCAAGGACAAGGGCAACCACTCGTGCGCGGCCGACCTCGCGGCGATCGCCCGCGCGGTGATGCTCGAGCCGCGGCTCACGAAGATCGTCAAACGCCGTCAGGCTGTGCTCCCGTTCCCGATCAAGGGTGGCCGTCTGTGGCTCTACAACCACAACCCGTTGCTCCGCGCCGGCTATCCCGGCACGACCGGCCTGAAGACCGGCTACACGGACGCCGCGGGCCGCTGCATCGTGGCCACCGCGCGCCGCGGCCCGATCAAGCTGGGCGTGGTGCTGCTCGACTCGCCCGACCCTGGCAAGCAGGCGATGCAGCTGCTCGACCGGGGCTTCAAGGCCTCAGGCGCAGCGTGA
- a CDS encoding sensor histidine kinase, with translation MRRRRETEQQLQDHLRAELAERTAQLAEAEEQARIALELYDGVVHSLQAIARDAANAEQPAIVATADEALGELDRLRGLLRGDRDDETERGLMAVATLVDRAREGGMPVTLHIEGTPRRLPTSLDQAAFRIVREALRNVHRHAHGQPASVRVLWRDDELELHVRNAGRIVDAGGDGRGMTVMRERVAFHGGALRAGALPAGGYEVTAVLPL, from the coding sequence GTGCGCCGCCGACGCGAGACCGAGCAGCAGCTCCAGGACCACCTGCGGGCCGAGCTCGCGGAGCGCACGGCGCAGCTGGCCGAGGCCGAGGAGCAGGCGCGGATCGCGCTCGAGCTCTACGACGGCGTGGTCCACTCCCTGCAGGCCATCGCGCGCGACGCTGCCAACGCCGAGCAGCCCGCGATCGTGGCGACGGCGGACGAGGCCCTCGGTGAGCTGGACCGCTTGCGTGGGTTGCTGCGCGGCGACCGCGACGACGAGACCGAGCGCGGGCTGATGGCCGTCGCCACGCTGGTCGACCGTGCCCGCGAAGGCGGGATGCCCGTGACGCTGCACATCGAGGGCACGCCCCGGCGCCTGCCCACCAGCCTCGACCAGGCCGCGTTCCGGATCGTCCGGGAGGCCCTGCGCAACGTGCACCGGCACGCGCACGGCCAGCCTGCGAGCGTCCGCGTCCTCTGGCGCGACGACGAGCTCGAGCTGCACGTCCGCAACGCCGGGCGGATCGTCGACGCCGGTGGCGACGGGCGCGGGATGACCGTCATGCGCGAGCGGGTCGCCTTCCACGGCGGTGCGCTGCGCGCGGGCGCGCTTCCCGCCGGCGGCTACGAGGTGACCGCCGTCCTGCCGCTCTAG
- a CDS encoding ROK family protein produces MAIYGGIDLGGTKIQAAVVDEGADNTVLGAKRDQTPLKGGPKAIATAMAEVLTGALEEAGLSTADLAGVGVGSPGSVDDTKGTVSGAMNLSDWAGSFNLRKHLEKELGGTPVSLGNDVDLATDAEFQIGAAREYQTLLGVFWGTGVGGGLILDGHQWIGRGTAGEIGHMVVRIDGAKCGCGRRGCMEAYAGRGAMEARARRRVEQKEKTVLFEIMEERGRDRLSSGIWERALARDDQMALELLEDAVEALGAGVASAVNLLDPEAVVIGGGLGIRLGEEWVERIRKAMIPHLFVNDDPPAIMLAELGDLGGAHGGALLAARRAAGG; encoded by the coding sequence ATGGCCATCTACGGAGGGATCGACCTCGGCGGCACCAAGATCCAGGCCGCGGTCGTCGATGAGGGCGCCGACAATACGGTCCTGGGCGCCAAGCGCGATCAGACGCCGCTGAAAGGCGGCCCGAAAGCGATCGCCACCGCGATGGCAGAGGTGCTGACGGGCGCGCTGGAGGAGGCCGGGCTGTCGACGGCCGATCTCGCGGGCGTCGGGGTCGGCTCGCCGGGCAGCGTCGACGACACGAAGGGCACCGTCTCGGGCGCGATGAACCTGAGCGACTGGGCGGGCAGCTTCAACCTGCGCAAGCACCTGGAGAAGGAGCTCGGCGGCACGCCGGTCTCGCTCGGCAACGACGTCGACCTCGCGACCGACGCGGAATTCCAGATCGGCGCCGCCCGCGAGTACCAGACGTTGCTCGGCGTCTTCTGGGGCACCGGCGTCGGCGGCGGGCTCATCCTCGACGGCCACCAGTGGATCGGCCGCGGCACCGCGGGCGAGATCGGCCACATGGTCGTGCGGATCGACGGCGCCAAGTGCGGCTGTGGTCGCCGCGGCTGCATGGAGGCCTACGCCGGCCGCGGCGCGATGGAGGCCCGCGCCCGGCGGCGCGTGGAGCAGAAGGAGAAGACCGTCCTGTTCGAGATCATGGAGGAACGCGGGCGCGACCGCCTGTCCTCCGGCATCTGGGAGCGGGCGCTCGCGCGTGACGACCAGATGGCGCTCGAGCTGCTCGAGGACGCCGTCGAGGCGCTCGGCGCCGGCGTCGCCTCCGCGGTCAACCTGCTCGACCCGGAAGCGGTCGTGATCGGCGGCGGGCTCGGCATCCGGCTCGGCGAGGAGTGGGTGGAGCGCATCCGCAAGGCGATGATCCCGCACCTGTTCGTCAACGACGACCCGCCCGCGATCATGCTCGCGGAGCTGGGCGACCTGGGCGGCGCCCACGGTGGCGCCCTGCTGGCCGCACGCCGTGCCGCCGGAGGTTGA
- a CDS encoding histone deacetylase family protein — protein sequence MTFEIYSHARWAIPLPPGHKFPISKYSLLVERVSGLVTVRESDPVPWDWLALVHEAPLLERIRTGQMSIREQRGLGLPWSEVLVERGRRSVGGTLAAAGYALAHGIGMNLGGGTHHAGHDFARGYCLFNDVAVTLARLRAEGLAQRAVVIDCDVHQGDGTAQILGPDPDAFTLSLHGARNYPFQRIPSDLDVDLPSGTGDDDYLAELDRALDVALADEYDVAFYLAGADPWEGDRLGRLSLTKPGLRARDELVLARLRGIPTVVVLAGGYAPDPSDTVDINAATLDCVLAEAAP from the coding sequence ATGACATTCGAGATCTACTCCCACGCGCGCTGGGCCATCCCGCTGCCGCCCGGGCACAAGTTCCCGATCTCCAAGTACTCCCTGCTCGTCGAGCGGGTTTCCGGGCTCGTGACCGTGCGCGAGAGCGACCCCGTGCCGTGGGACTGGCTGGCCCTCGTCCACGAGGCGCCGCTGCTCGAGCGCATCCGCACCGGTCAGATGTCTATCCGCGAGCAGCGCGGGCTCGGCCTCCCCTGGAGCGAGGTCCTCGTCGAGCGCGGACGCCGCTCCGTCGGCGGAACTCTGGCGGCTGCGGGCTATGCGCTCGCGCACGGCATCGGCATGAACCTCGGCGGCGGGACGCACCACGCCGGCCACGACTTCGCGCGCGGCTACTGCCTGTTCAACGACGTCGCGGTGACGCTCGCCCGCCTCCGGGCCGAGGGCCTGGCGCAGCGCGCGGTCGTCATCGACTGCGACGTCCACCAGGGCGACGGCACCGCCCAGATCCTCGGGCCCGATCCTGACGCGTTCACGCTGTCGCTGCACGGCGCGCGCAACTACCCGTTCCAGCGGATCCCGTCCGACCTCGACGTCGACCTGCCCTCGGGTACCGGCGACGACGACTACCTGGCCGAGCTCGACCGCGCCCTCGACGTCGCGCTCGCGGACGAGTACGACGTCGCCTTCTACCTTGCCGGCGCCGACCCGTGGGAGGGCGACCGGCTCGGCCGCCTGTCCCTCACCAAGCCCGGGCTGCGCGCCCGCGACGAGCTCGTCTTGGCGCGCCTGCGCGGAATCCCGACCGTCGTCGTGCTCGCGGGCGGCTACGCGCCGGACCCGTCGGACACCGTCGACATCAACGCCGCGACGCTCGATTGCGTGCTCGCCGAGGCCGCGCCCTAA